In the Drosophila willistoni isolate 14030-0811.24 chromosome 3R, UCI_dwil_1.1, whole genome shotgun sequence genome, GTCGCAGTTTCGACACGTTTGTGGAACAGAAACAGGGAATTAGCAATCTAGAGCTGCTCTATCAGGAAATTAGTCGTGCCGAGAAAGCCAAGGAATTGAAGCGTGAGCAGAAGAAActcaagaagaagaagaagaaggatgAAAAGAAAATCCTGTTGCACCTTCAGCGCAAAGAAGCCGGTGAATCGGACGACGAGGATGAGgacgaagatgatgatgacgacgagaTACATGTGGAAGTGGAGGAGGCTCATATGGAAGACGATGGCATTTTCATTGTCGAGCCAGAACCTGAGCCTGAGCCCACCGTGCTAGTTCTGGAGGCAGCTCCAGTTCAATCGACATCGAAATCGAAAAAGCAAtcgaagaaaaagaagcaaaaatctgccaacaaaaaagggaaaaagtcgacagcagcagcaacagccgcCGCCGTTGTATCCTCTGCCACATCCACCACGGCCATTAGTTCCCAATCTGCCTTGGAAGACGAGCTTGTGGATGACGGTAAATGTAATAGCTGCTGTCACTTGGTCCCCATGCCGAATTGTCCCTGCGAGCAGGATGTACGCGACTCTGGATACGGTAGCGATCCACCAACATCGCAAGTAAATTCGCGCACATCCAGTGTGGTCTCTTCGCCCGAAGGCTCGGAGGTATGCTGCTCGGATGGACTGTGCAACCATGATGGTTTAAGCATGGATGAGGAATCGCAGTCCATGGGAGGAGTGGATGACAGCTGTTATGTGCCCGACGTGCTGCACCGCCGTTCGGCACAACTGGAACACAAGTTTTCATTGCTGCAGATGTGGGTGAGTTTTATCTAACTGATATGAAGTGTCCTAGGTCAAAGTGCTTAATAAGGATATTCTGCGAGGCGATCAATTAAAAGCTTCAAATGCTTCAAATTTAACCGCTAAAGTAGGTCACGCAGATGCCTAGGAATGTTTTTTGGTAGACTCTTATCTAAAGCATATTTCTTATCACCAGACGAGTGGAACTATTATTAGCAATATTTCTAGCCCTTTTGACAATGAgaataaataacaaatttgatttctttttctaATTTCCAGGACGACTTTGACGAATACGAGAAAGACGAAGATGATGAGAACTGTTACATTCCACAGGAGGTGGTGCTGGCCTACAAATACCAGCACGAGCAGGTGCAGCGTCAGCGTGAACAACTCCGGGCCACCTTGCGCCAGAACTTTGAGCGTCTGTGTCAAGAGCGTGGCGTGGACACTGCATCTGCTGCTGGCCATATTCAAATGCATTAGAACCGTTGTAGTTATTCAGTCGAATGTGGTGAGAATTTCTAAAAATTCTCCCAGCACGCATTCAAGcaaaatacattaaaatataatttttttctgttttctttttgaaaataaatgaagtatccaAGTTATGTCTAGAGTTAATTATACTATTTAATATCAGCAATTGCGACACTCTTCGTGAAATGGTTCCAGAGTGCGCAGATCGCGCCACGTGGGTGGCAAACCGCTGGCTATGTATTTGCCGCATCGCTTACAGGGCTCCAGGAAAAGTTTAATGTGGCTATTTAACCAGGTCACATAGCTCTTGACGGCCAAATCGGGCAAAGTGGGTGAGAAAAAGTGGAGCATGGCGGAATGGGCATGCTCCTGGACCTTGCGAAAGACCTCGTAACGCGACTCGGCCCATAGATCATCCTGTTCGAGTGGCTCATCATAGCCCTTGACAGTCACCCACTCAATGAGGACGCCCTTAAACACAATGGCTGCTTTCAACACATTGCTAATGGTGACAATAGCCACTGCATTGGATCCGAATGGCCTAAATACTCGATAAGACGTGTGCGGTGGTGTGTTAATTTCGCTGAGAAGCTTATCTATGTGACTGTAATGAGAAGAATTTAGGTCAAAGTCATTGCCCTTGAATTAAAGTTCCATTGCTGCTTACTCTGGATCATTATTGAATGAGGAGAAGGGCAATCGTGGTCGCTTCTGTGAGCAATAGTTGTACGATCGTCTCAAGGTGTTCTGATTGAGATTGTTGAAGGCCAGAAAACTGTGATCGTGCACTTTATCAATCCATTTGTAACTATTGACCAACTGGGGATATAAAGTGTGCCGGTCTTGTGCCGTCTCCAGGGCCAAATAAGCAGTGTTGCCCAAGGAGTAAGCCGTTTGTGGCACTTGTAGGGCATTGATCAGCTGTTCGACTTCCCTGTGAGACATTAGTAGATAATCCTAAGGCGCTCATCGAGAAAGAAAGCATCTTATACTTACCGCAATTGTGAATTTATTGCACCAAATTTATCTTGGAATTCGTGAACAAATTTATTGCGACTCTCCTCCGCTGCCTCGCCATCAGTGCCGTCCGCCAAATGCTCGAAGCACTGTCGCACATTCGAGCGCAGGCTCTTCACGGCGGTCAACGTGGAGTTCAATTTATCCATTATGGGTTTCAACAATATCGGcaattaatatttatacttgcatttatattataaacaaaaagatTTGCCTGTTTGTGCGTGTTTCAACACTGATTGCAAACAACCGCTTTTTCTGTGTTGTCCAGCACTGTATATGTCGCTAAAATAGTGGGAAAATTCGAGTGCTCATTTTGAGTTCAAAACGGAAATTTGAATTAATCTGGTTAATACAAAGACGTTCATGTTGGCATATTATTAAGAACTGAGGTCttctttaaataaatacaCCCAAAAAAACATATTATTATAACACCcataaaaacacaaatcaatttattataaataattataatttattaatatttattattactattaaaaaaagagaagtaaATGTAGTGCTGAGCGTCAACCAGCCACTGACATTTATccaataaaaattgttgtagatttaaaaagaaatatattctCAATCTAATTTAAGTTtcgttttagttttaattaaaccACTAAACACTAAATGTCCTACTTGCAACGCATACATTTCACAAGGCTTGCACTAACACTAGACAACGACATTGGGAATTTATAAATGGGGATTCGCGGGTTTGGATCAGAGGAATCGTTAAGCCGTAACTATTTTtgtagaaaaatatttttcattacaAACTAAGTGGAAGTTGTTGATCTCCTCCTTCCAGGAGCAGCTCAAATTCCTACATacaattctatatatatatatgtatatgtatatataattggCGATCGGAAATCGTTATTTGCATCTACATTATTCCGAATACTGCCATATTGGCCTGGCCAAAAAtccattattaattattaagaacatttgttgattttttaaattgttttcttgtttttttgtttttttttgttgttttgtgaaaCATTTTCAACTATAACACCTAAACTGAACTGAGTTGCAATGCCCTGGCCTGATTGAGAGTAAgtctattatatatataaatatatatacatgttggaagaaaaaaataggCTGTAATGGAGCCCGCTTATAATCAAATTTTAGCTAATTGTGCTGCAACTGGAGACGGTCACATTGAGAGGATTGTTAGCGTTGCTCACGGCAATGGAGGAACTGCAatagaaaatgtaaaattagAATTTGATACAATTACATGCCACTTCTTCACACACTTACCGATTATGCCTCATGTGACTTTTGACTAGATCACTGTTGACCAGAGCTGCCATCAAACTCAATTCTCCGGCCATGACAGTGGCACAGACAATTTGTGCCAATTTTTTGGCATTATCGCCCGGTTGGGTGGCATGAGCTCCACGCACGCCCAACATTTCGAGGCAGGCACTCTGACCCGGCAGTCCGGTGCCGCCGCCCACAGTGCCCACTTCCAGCGAGGGCATGGTGCAGGTCATGTACAAATCCTCGCTATTCTCCACCCAGCACTCCATGGCTGTGGAGCAATTGCTTGAGGTGACATTCTGTGCGGGATCCTGGCCGGTGGCCAAAAAGACGGCTGTCACCATATTGGCTGCATGTGCATTGTTGCCTCCAATGCTGCCGGCCATGGCACTTCCGCCCATATTCTTTAGTTTATTACATTCCACAAGCGTCTTGGCATCGGTTTTCAGCACCGATTTAAGTGTGGCAGCTGGAATGGTGCACTCGGCGACCACACGTTTGCCTCGTCCTTTAATCCAGTTGATGGCAGCTGGTTTCTTGTCACAACAGAAGTTACCGCTCAGCGAAATGATCTGCATGTCGGGAAATTCACGCTTGATGCGACGCAATGCCATCTCAGCACCCTTCGACACCATATTCATGCCCATGGCATCGCCAGTTAGGGCCACAAAGCGTATGTACAACTGAGGTCCATCCATGGCTATGTGGCAGTCCTTAAGGCGTCCGAATCGTGATGTGGAATCGAATTCCGTCTTGATCTGTTGATAATTCACCTCATCCTCTATCCACAGTTTGGCCAGCGAAGCGCGAGCCACACTGGGGAAACGCACACAAGGCGCCCGGGTCATGCCCACATCTTCGACTACTGAGCGAACGCCACGCACAGACAGAGCCTTGCAGCCACGATTAGTGGAAGCCACCAGAGCACCCTCAGTGGTGGCCATTGGTACATAGTAGCTCTGCCCATCCAACATCAGAGGACCAGCATATCCCACTGGAATTGGTACGTAGCCCAAAACATTCTCACAACAAGCATTCATCACCTTGCGATAATCGTAATGCTGGTAGGGCAAGATATCCAAGCACTCTTCCTGAAGTTTGGCAAGTTTCACAAGCACCTTACGACGTATACTTATTCCACGCTCTGGATCATTAAGACTTGATTCAATTTTGTACAGTGGGCAATGTTGGCCGCCAGCCTGCACTATAGCCATGATCTCGTCGTCGGTAAGTGCATCTGGTCCGCCAGAATCTTCGCTAGAATTGAATATCTCTAAACATTCTTGCAGCGGACGCGGTGGTCTATTGGGAGCGGTGGGCTGAGCATAGTTTACACTTGGTTCATGGCGCAGTGGCACGATTTCTGTTTGTGTTGATGCATTAGTCGAGGTTTGCTCCTCGATGGTAAAGAGAGGAGTACGAATCGATGGAAGTTCCGGCTTCTTTTCAGCCTTTTCCAACATGGGTGTGGTTTGAGATGCCACTGTTTGGGCTTGACGCAGCTGATCCGACAGTGCTGAGCGATTGTCAAAGCAAATGAATTTCACTACCAAAGCAATTACGACTATATAGATGACAATGTGATCCGCACTCATGGTCAGCCatctaaataataaaaaggaCAATATTAGAATGATATTTATAAAGTTTGTCAGATCAGGTAGGACTACTTACTTAATAATTATGTCCGCAATCTCTGGAGCTTCAGTGCGGTTATTGCTCACATTGAGATTTAAAGTCGGTGATAGAGTCTTATCGACTGCATCGTAATCACTGCTAGAGAAGACCACACGACTATAGATGTGGACGATCATCAGGCCAGTGGTCATGATCAGTTTGACTCGCTGCAACACTGGATTGGCCTTCTGGCCCTCCTCGGTGAGAGACTTCAACAGCAGTGATCCCTTAGCCTTTTCCCTTACCACTGACATATCGACACCATTGCGTGATAAATCAAAGATTAGTGATAGGCAAGCAGGATAGAATGTCATAAAGACCACATAGTTGACCAATACTGAGAGTACAGCAAACATGCAGAGCACTTCCATACGCTCGACACCCGAAAGAGTGCCCACACCCACTAAAAGTGCCTCCACAATGGTATCCAATGAAATGGTGGGTCCCAACAGTTCCAAGCCCCTAGCAATATTCTGGGTAACTTCTGCCTGATTACTTCCCGAAAGTGCCAATTGGGCCAAACGTCCTGAATTCGATAGATCGATTACCAGCAGCAGGAAGAATAGGGCATCTCTGAAATTATTCAGTACAGAAAATTCTATAagtaatcaaatttaaatatgaaagAAGAAAAGCTTTAGATCTAGAAGATGAGATAAGATATGATAAGAATTTCTTCTTAATCTTTTAGtgagaaatttaaatttaatttgtctTCTCATCCCATATCATACAAGTTAAAGCCTTTTGATCTTTAAGGTGTCTAAAAATACTCACTTTAAATCGGAAATATCGCTGCCCAAAAACTTAATGATGGCTGTTGTGAATATAAAACTGGAGAATACCGTGAAGAGTCCCGCAATGCCTATAAAGAGAGGGAATATATATAGTTAGCTCATGTTTTAAGTACCGATCCCAGTTAGCTCAGAGGCCAAATCGTTTAGAGTGCGTATGAGAAATGCCATGAATCCAATCATGTTGATCAAACATCATTATTATCGTTGCTTCTGTACATGGCAACATAGTAATGTTGGTGGCCATTGGCCTACCGAAATAGTTAAATGTTTGTTCGCATGTGTGTGGGCAAACAGAAGGAGAGAAGCCTTCTAATGGATTCGATCAACACACGTGCCGGCTGTATGAGGTAATAGTCGGTACTCACCTAAAACATATTTGGAACCCAAGCGATGGAGACTGCAGAATTGATAGTAACAATAGAGAACAGCTGTGCAACGGACAACAGTCATCAGTATGACATCGGCGGCATTGTATTCCGCTTCAAGGCCCTCACAGGATTGACTCCAGCCGTGACAAGGCGCTCTATTTCGGGCTCCCGATGCTATGGGTATGGTTGTGCCtggtgctgctgttgctgctgcgcCATTTGAAGTGGATGTGGTTGGTGTTCCTgcagctgttgctgttgctgctgaggCGGCTGCTGCAGCCGCTGTTGCTGATGCACTACCAAGTCCCTCCAGGGAGCCGGTTTTATCCACTGTCAGCATGCAGGCTGTAATGGTCAAGAGGGCCACTATGACCTCCCAAGGATGTGAGGCGCAAAATTCGCCATGGGCGCGAAACAAACGTCCAATCATTTCTGTGGCACGTCCCAAGCTTGTCCAGAGTTGGATAATCTTGACTGGCTGTCTAGAATGCACATATGTAGAGAGAATGAATGAATATTATATTGTCAGTTGAGTTAATTCTTAAATCAATATGCAAGGACGAATGAGATTGGCCTGTGGTGGCCAGCCAGGATGCCAAGAGGCCAGTCAACTTGATTGGGCCTCTACATAATCGTTGTAAATCAAGCTCAGATAAAGCGGAATGAGGCAAACAGAGagccacccaaaaaaaaaaaaaaagaaaacaaaaaaaacgaaaaaaaattaacaactaAAACAACGAATTTATCGATTTAACTGGTTGACACATTCAGGGCCTTCAGGCTCCTAcgagaatgagagagaaagagagagagagaaggaggaAAACTAGTTACATATTGCGCTAAGCGGATTTACCGTCCTTGAGGCATAGGCTTTGGTGCGTGCCACGCCCATGCACACACGCCGACGCCCACCCAGCCCATGATTGATAGTTTAAGCTTGTAGCCAGGCCAGGCTAGGCATCCGCATACCAGCTGACCCGTCTTAATTAAGCCATCACTGCCTGCCattgagtgtgcgtgtgtgtgtgtgtgtgtgtctccgGCACTAATCTCACTTAACGATCGCCCCAATGTTCGCTCGCAACGTGCCCAGCATTGCCAAGCATCCTGAATTGGCCCAGTCTTCGTGTTAGAGAACAACCGATAAATACAAccataaatattcaaatgaaTGACATTAGTCTGGGCAGCAGCTCTGAGTTATACGCCGGCGCAGCCATTTCAACGGCGCAACTGCCGTTCCTTATCGCGGATACATAAACTATAAAGA is a window encoding:
- the LOC6649672 gene encoding gametogenetin-binding protein 2-like; translation: MARLTKVYNTDDDDSSYVGRRHLPLVAGDKLMMLMDLNSKGLVIDSPQIRGRELEEFSRKFNLLTEAERRQSLEIDSENFMSVMNQCVQCVGCRRRVERLYHQLTESGHRTLDPLELRPTATLGISEEKLKTPQALGTLLYRHHEVLNNLLDSKLRNKTRCVLHSLDAFRSKPFSETWREVWSAMKNNCRNELTIIETKELHEVLENYLKKHKFCAGCRTKIERAYKILIGEVSAKDKGYAAQLYAQIRKCVLDQHIHVSTNKIEFLDALIKRAEPEVNGSYSKLRERHAKTLEIAQEEVLTCVGMIMYERLRRIYVSLREEERACQVLAAVGVHALCRSFDTFVEQKQGISNLELLYQEISRAEKAKELKREQKKLKKKKKKDEKKILLHLQRKEAGESDDEDEDEDDDDDEIHVEVEEAHMEDDGIFIVEPEPEPEPTVLVLEAAPVQSTSKSKKQSKKKKQKSANKKGKKSTAAATAAAVVSSATSTTAISSQSALEDELVDDGKCNSCCHLVPMPNCPCEQDVRDSGYGSDPPTSQVNSRTSSVVSSPEGSEVCCSDGLCNHDGLSMDEESQSMGGVDDSCYVPDVLHRRSAQLEHKFSLLQMWDDFDEYEKDEDDENCYIPQEVVLAYKYQHEQVQRQREQLRATLRQNFERLCQERGVDTASAAGHIQMH
- the LOC6649673 gene encoding mediator of RNA polymerase II transcription subunit 27, with the protein product MDKLNSTLTAVKSLRSNVRQCFEHLADGTDGEAAEESRNKFVHEFQDKFGAINSQLREVEQLINALQVPQTAYSLGNTAYLALETAQDRHTLYPQLVNSYKWIDKVHDHSFLAFNNLNQNTLRRSYNYCSQKRPRLPFSSFNNDPDHIDKLLSEINTPPHTSYRVFRPFGSNAVAIVTISNVLKAAIVFKGVLIEWVTVKGYDEPLEQDDLWAESRYEVFRKVQEHAHSAMLHFFSPTLPDLAVKSYVTWLNSHIKLFLEPCKRCGKYIASGLPPTWRDLRTLEPFHEECRNC
- the LOC6649674 gene encoding 3-hydroxy-3-methylglutaryl-coenzyme A reductase, with protein sequence MIGRLFRAHGEFCASHPWEVIVALLTITACMLTVDKTGSLEGLGSASATAAAAAASAATATAAGTPTTSTSNGAAATAAPGTTIPIASGARNRAPCHGWSQSCEGLEAEYNAADVILMTVVRCTAVLYCYYQFCSLHRLGSKYVLGIAGLFTVFSSFIFTTAIIKFLGSDISDLKDALFFLLLVIDLSNSGRLAQLALSGSNQAEVTQNIARGLELLGPTISLDTIVEALLVGVGTLSGVERMEVLCMFAVLSVLVNYVVFMTFYPACLSLIFDLSRNGVDMSVVREKAKGSLLLKSLTEEGQKANPVLQRVKLIMTTGLMIVHIYSRVVFSSSDYDAVDKTLSPTLNLNVSNNRTEAPEIADIIIKWLTMSADHIVIYIVVIALVVKFICFDNRSALSDQLRQAQTVASQTTPMLEKAEKKPELPSIRTPLFTIEEQTSTNASTQTEIVPLRHEPSVNYAQPTAPNRPPRPLQECLEIFNSSEDSGGPDALTDDEIMAIVQAGGQHCPLYKIESSLNDPERGISIRRKVLVKLAKLQEECLDILPYQHYDYRKVMNACCENVLGYVPIPVGYAGPLMLDGQSYYVPMATTEGALVASTNRGCKALSVRGVRSVVEDVGMTRAPCVRFPSVARASLAKLWIEDEVNYQQIKTEFDSTSRFGRLKDCHIAMDGPQLYIRFVALTGDAMGMNMVSKGAEMALRRIKREFPDMQIISLSGNFCCDKKPAAINWIKGRGKRVVAECTIPAATLKSVLKTDAKTLVECNKLKNMGGSAMAGSIGGNNAHAANMVTAVFLATGQDPAQNVTSSNCSTAMECWVENSEDLYMTCTMPSLEVGTVGGGTGLPGQSACLEMLGVRGAHATQPGDNAKKLAQIVCATVMAGELSLMAALVNSDLVKSHMRHNRSSIAVSNANNPLNVTVSSCSTIS